From a single Nostoc sp. MS1 genomic region:
- a CDS encoding PEP-CTERM sorting domain-containing protein, with translation MNKIQQLITVATASLSFNFATAWFNSSQAATINYNFQVAIDSGSLSGNNYTGSFSYDDASLTGIGDEFIDVTNVAFNFQGSDYTVANNPQVAFSNGQFLGLSYSPEPFFSFIPGNFDLSEAYFSYSFGFLNSGFGDVTYTLQNTSVPEPTTVIGLVALGACGVTSILKRKLNRQIEC, from the coding sequence ATGAATAAAATCCAGCAATTAATCACTGTTGCTACTGCCAGTTTAAGCTTCAACTTTGCCACAGCTTGGTTTAATTCTTCTCAAGCTGCAACTATTAATTATAACTTTCAAGTTGCTATTGATTCGGGTTCACTATCTGGGAATAATTACACTGGTTCTTTCAGCTATGATGACGCAAGTTTAACTGGCATTGGGGACGAATTTATTGATGTTACTAATGTTGCTTTTAACTTTCAAGGCTCTGATTATACAGTAGCTAATAATCCACAAGTAGCCTTTTCAAATGGTCAGTTTTTAGGATTAAGTTATTCTCCTGAACCTTTTTTCTCTTTTATTCCGGGTAATTTTGATTTGAGCGAAGCTTACTTTTCCTACAGTTTTGGTTTCTTAAATAGTGGATTTGGTGATGTAACCTACACTTTACAAAATACATCAGTTCCTGAACCAACAACAGTCATAGGTTTAGTAGCTTTAGGAGCTTGCGGAGTAACTTCAATATTAAAACGCAAATTGAACAGACAGATAGAGTGTTAA